GCACAGGGAAGCTAGAGCTACTGGCAGTCCGCAGTTACCCACAGGGTGTTGTGCATATGAGGGAGGAGGGTTCTGCCCTATATGGATGCTATGGGAAAATAACACAAATTCACAGTATCAGTTCAAAGCTTAAAATGCTTGttgctgtgggggttttttaggtaAAATGAAAAGCTGGAAGAGGCTAGGAATGAGTAACAGCTTGACCTGCAGTGGTGTTAATAGCAGATCTCCGCTCTTCCACCTTCTGCTCCAAGTTTGAGGAATAATAACCTCCAGAGACAATGAGGATATCCCTTTACCTGGGGAGATCTGGATTTAGATCATAAGTTGAAATGAGCTTTACATTTTCAGCCTCTGAATTTTTCTTCATGTGTCAGTAAAATTTAGTTTTTTCTTGTATTAGCACCTTGGGGACCAGCAGAACATGCTGCTGGCAAGGACAGGGCAGTAAGGAAAGTGCCCTGGTGACTTCTACCTGACCTTGCCTGCAACTCAGACCAGCCTGATCATCTCAATCATTGGAGTAAAGCAGACCCTGAAATATCTTAACAAAGAAAATCCTGATCCTTTTTCAGAGAACTCTGGGTCTATACTACATAAAGACTGCTTCTTCCATCCGCTGGCAGAGAACAAAGAGGCAACAGAATGAAGAGGCTGTATATCACCAAGTACCAGATTTAGTCATATACATACCAGAATTTAAAGATCTTTTGCCCATAAGTCCAACAAAGGAGTCTGTTTTATGCcctgaaaaaatatatttgggggtgttttaatacattttaaataggcAGGCTTTTAAGACAACATGCTCTCGTGAGGAAGGAAGACACAGGCTCCAAAACTGTTCATCTCACAGACTGGTTGTTCACACCACTCTCAGACAATGGAGACCGAACATTAGTCTGATCAGTCAGACTGAACAGGTTAGACCAAGGCATAGGCCCGTTAGTGGACATCTTCTCATTAACTCAGATagactttttgttttgtggggtttgctTTAAGTATAATGGAAAAACAATGGCCAATAACTGATTCTTATTCCTCTCCCAGTACAATTCCTATTGATTTGAGCAAATGCACAAGAAGGCAGTGTCTTGGTATAGCCTGCATCCGTGTGATACATCCCTTCTCcgtgttggtggtttttttctgtaacatggaagaaaaatcttcctCGCAGGTCAGGCAGAGCCCTTACTAGAGAGGAAGCCAATGGGTCTCCATGTCTGGACATGTCTGAACTAGACAATCTGGCTCTATTTTTGGAATATTTATGAGTTCAGATATTACCTTCCTGTCCCATTAGTACTCCTCAAGGCACCAGACGTGTAGAGGATAAATTACTCCAAGTTTTGGCCTACAGCATGTATCAGATATAGTGGTAGCTATGGTTTCAGATAAGGAACAAAAAGGAGCCATTCTTCTTTCTCTAAACTGTCTTTTGAGGCAAACTtagaaatttctctttggaaataattttgcttgGCTAATTCATCTACAAAGCAAGATGAATGATCCTCAGACCTCAAAGGTATTAATTCAAGCTGAAGTAGTTTCAGAAAGCTATAATTTTTTACTTTAGTCAGCAGGTTATTTGGCATGAGCTTTGTATCAGACTCTTTAATTGGTCTTCCAATACATAATCCTAGTGATAAAATCTTGTGGCTAACAGAACACCGGGACAGTTATTGAGCTCTGTGGACAGAGGAGGTCTCACAGAATACAAGattatttttacttattaaaaGTCTTCCGGCTCCTGTCTAAGCATCTTCAGATAAATTCAGAGAATAAAATTGTCACTGTGGAGAACAAGGTAACACCACACTGCTGATACCATCTCCCGCGTGGTGttacacagaagcaaagcaaggcACGCTTATTAGTGGGGCAAGATACGCTTGTTTATATGGCAGCACACCATCAATCAgcccctgctgtgagcaggggtCTGAGTCCCACCCAGACAATGCTGAGAGCACAGATACAGTATCTTGCATGCAATGACATGGGCTCTCCCATGGAATTATTCTCGGGGATTTGGGAATTCACTATTCTAATTTTCCAGATTTTGCCATCTTAATTGTTCCTCTCAGTGTCTGGCAGTAAGCCTGCCTTGCCTAAGAGAAAGGCTTACAGAACCCCCCCCATGGGAAATAAGAGAGAGCTGCAACATCCCCACATTAATGTTGATTGAAATCTCAAAGCTTGTGGTGGCTCAGATGAGGTACAGGCTCACAGCTGCACTGGGGGTATTCAATCCTTTAACAGAACATTTCTCCATCACTGGTGCTGCCAGTCCTTAGCTGAACCCAGTCACCTCCTGACTAATTCCCTCAAATACACTATTCCCTATTTGAATATCTTCTAacaattacttaaaatatttgcatttttttaacttacttttgTGAGAGATCTGGCCATATCCTGattggaagaggaagggaaagagaaaaaaaggaaaaagagttgATGAAAAAGGATTGGCATATACTTATGATGTTACTGCAATGCTTTGAAGAATCAAATACAGAAACTGCCCTACGCATATTCCACTTAAGGGAAATTAAGGTGCATTTCTCTTTGAAGAGACTACAGAAAATTGTTTTAGTTAAACTAACACAGTTTAGATCTGTTTAGCTCCAGGTTGTTTTGACCAATTCTTGATTCAGTAAACATGTAGAAAACACGGCAATAATTGTATACACAACCAATTTCCACACAATTTGGGCATCGTGCAATTCAGTGCACGAGCGTGCACGTATCACACAATATGCGCAATTCAGTGGCCCATACGCCGACCTGTGAATTATCGCGATACTCCTTACTGGTATTTACGTGCTATAATTGGTGTGCACTTAGCACGTTAATGTGAAGCCCCCTCTTTTCCAATCGGTGGGTTTAACTGATCttaaacttgggaaaaaaaagacccaaaccgaaccaaaccaaaactaaacccaAGCAACTCGCATCACAACGTTCGAGACAGGTTTAAGGCGTTAAAACCCAGCGACAACCGCTGTGGAGTTCGGAGCGGCACTGGGAGAAGAAGCATGCAGAGGGGGGTGAGAGGGagccagccccccgccccgctcaccgGCATCCCGCTTGCCCATGAGGCCGAAGAACTGCTGGGGCCGGGGTCTCCGGGCCATCCTCTGCAGGAAGTGCTCCAGGGGCAGCGGCAGCTCCTCCTGCGGGGGGACAGCGGCCGGCGCTCAgcgcggacccccccccccgcccgcccccagccccacggccgcggagccgccgggggcagcgcccggcacccaccgccccgctcccgcagccccgccggcggAGCAGCGGCCGCCGGGGCTCACCTTCACCTGGTCGCCGTCGGACCAGTCGGACCAGTAGCTGAGGTCGTCGGGGGCGCCCATCTCCTCGGCCAGCGCCCGCGCCGAGGCCAGGAGGAGCACGGCGAAAGCCAGCGGGAGTCTCATCGCCGCCTCGACGtcctgctgcgggggggggggggggcagggggtgaa
This region of Harpia harpyja isolate bHarHar1 chromosome 1, bHarHar1 primary haplotype, whole genome shotgun sequence genomic DNA includes:
- the TAC1 gene encoding protachykinin-1 isoform X2 produces the protein MRLPLAFAVLLLASARALAEEMGAPDDLSYWSDWSDGDQVKEELPLPLEHFLQRMARRPRPQQFFGLMGKRDAGYGQISHKRHKTDSFVGLMGKRSLNSGSSERSIAQNYERRRK
- the TAC1 gene encoding protachykinin-1 isoform X1, encoding MRLPDVEAAMRLPLAFAVLLLASARALAEEMGAPDDLSYWSDWSDGDQVKEELPLPLEHFLQRMARRPRPQQFFGLMGKRDAGYGQISHKRSSERSIAQNYERRRK